One Candidatus Omnitrophota bacterium DNA window includes the following coding sequences:
- a CDS encoding 3-isopropylmalate dehydratase produces MSIAGTSVKLGDNINTDFIISGRYKFAITDMKELAKHIMEDIDPNFPQKIIPGKTIIVAGNNFGMGSSREQAPLVIKEAGIVAVLSPQFARIFFRNSFNIGLALIETDTSKIDEHDQLEIDLNLGLVKNLTKGIDLKIKPLPKFMQDLLAEGGITNYYKKHGELKI; encoded by the coding sequence ATGAGTATTGCAGGAACTAGCGTAAAATTAGGGGACAATATAAATACGGATTTTATTATTTCCGGAAGATATAAGTTTGCGATTACGGATATGAAGGAGTTGGCTAAGCATATTATGGAAGATATTGATCCGAATTTTCCTCAAAAGATTATTCCGGGTAAAACAATTATTGTAGCAGGTAATAACTTTGGCATGGGGTCAAGCCGTGAACAGGCTCCTTTGGTAATTAAAGAGGCAGGGATTGTGGCGGTATTGTCACCACAATTTGCGCGTATATTTTTCCGTAATAGTTTTAATATCGGTTTAGCGTTAATTGAAACTGATACCAGTAAAATTGATGAGCATGACCAGCTGGAAATTGATTTAAATTTAGGCTTGGTGAAGAATCTAACCAAAGGCATTGATTTAAAGATTAAACCTTTACCTAAATTTATGCAGGATTTATTGGCTGAAGGCGGAATAACTAATTATTATAAGAAGCATGGAGAACTTAAAATTTAG
- a CDS encoding isocitrate/isopropylmalate dehydrogenase family protein produces MEYKITLIPGDGIGQEVSLAATRCIDATGVKIKWDTVLAGSVALEKMGELLPQSALDSIRKNKVALKGPITTPIGTGFRSVNVAIRQALDLYACVRPAKSYLGVKSIFKDIDLVIIRENSEDLYAGIEFEEGKPETKNLIAQIQKDTKRIIRQDSGITIKPISKFASERIVKFAFEYALKNKRKKVTCVHKANIMKFTDGLFLKVAREVAVNYKEKIIFEEAIVDNITMQLVQKPHNYDVLVLPNLYGDIISDLCAGLVGGLGVAPGANIGSDIAVFEAVHGSAPKYQGQNKVNPTAMILSGVLMLRYINEAKAADKLEEAVKEVISEGKFVTYDLKNDPLDSTAVGTAQMADAIIEKVKKLNKA; encoded by the coding sequence ATGGAATATAAAATAACTTTGATTCCCGGAGATGGTATTGGCCAGGAAGTTTCTCTTGCAGCTACTCGATGTATTGACGCTACGGGAGTTAAGATTAAATGGGATACTGTGCTTGCAGGAAGTGTCGCCTTGGAGAAAATGGGAGAGCTCTTGCCACAGAGCGCATTAGATTCAATCAGGAAGAATAAAGTCGCTCTTAAGGGCCCGATTACTACCCCTATTGGCACTGGATTTCGATCGGTAAATGTAGCTATTAGGCAGGCTTTAGATCTTTATGCATGCGTGCGTCCGGCAAAAAGTTATTTAGGAGTAAAAAGTATTTTTAAAGATATCGATTTGGTCATTATTAGGGAAAATAGCGAAGATCTTTACGCAGGTATAGAATTTGAAGAAGGTAAGCCTGAAACCAAAAATTTAATTGCTCAGATTCAAAAAGATACCAAGCGGATAATTCGTCAGGATTCCGGAATAACTATCAAGCCTATCTCTAAATTTGCCTCAGAAAGAATTGTAAAGTTTGCTTTTGAGTATGCTTTAAAGAATAAGCGTAAAAAAGTTACTTGTGTGCATAAGGCAAATATCATGAAATTTACCGACGGACTATTTTTAAAAGTTGCCCGGGAAGTCGCAGTAAATTATAAAGAAAAGATAATTTTTGAAGAAGCTATTGTAGATAATATTACCATGCAGCTAGTACAGAAGCCGCATAATTATGATGTTTTGGTGTTGCCCAATCTTTATGGAGATATAATTTCAGATCTTTGCGCAGGTTTGGTTGGTGGTTTAGGGGTTGCTCCGGGGGCCAATATCGGTTCTGATATTGCGGTTTTCGAAGCAGTACATGGATCTGCGCCAAAATATCAGGGTCAGAATAAGGTTAACCCAACGGCTATGATTTTATCTGGGGTTTTGATGCTGCGGTATATTAATGAAGCTAAGGCGGCAGATAAATTAGAAGAGGCGGTAAAAGAGGTAATTAGTGAAGGTAAATTTGTAACATACGATTTAAAAAATGATCCGCTTGATTCAACTGCTGTAGGTACTGCGCAGATGGCTGATGCGATTATTGAGAAGGTTAAAAAATTAAATAAGGCATAA
- a CDS encoding malate dehydrogenase, with the protein MKISIIGAGNVGSLTAMRIAQDGLGDVLLIDVVKGLAYGKSLDLEDARPLLRYNYNISGSDDISRIKDSDIIVVTAGLARKPGMSREELLVKNAQILKGVCLNIKELAKQAIVIVVTNPLDIMTLYALKITGFGPSKLFGMGISLDTARFVNLIAGELNLPVTDIEALVIGAHGETMLPLPALTKVKGVPLDEFIHDEKIKTLVSRTVGRGAEIVASLGTGSAFFAPSAAVSAIVKTIVKDEKRIIGLCSYLNGQYGINDSCLGVPCRLGKNGIEQIIELDLSVDEKAKLIKSAKLVTQAAAQL; encoded by the coding sequence ATGAAAATATCAATTATCGGTGCGGGTAATGTTGGTAGCTTAACGGCAATGCGCATCGCCCAGGATGGATTGGGCGATGTTTTGCTTATTGATGTGGTGAAGGGTTTAGCGTACGGAAAGTCATTGGATTTAGAGGATGCCCGGCCGCTTTTAAGGTATAATTACAATATTTCTGGCAGTGATGATATCAGCCGAATAAAGGATTCAGATATTATAGTAGTTACTGCAGGCCTGGCGCGTAAACCTGGGATGAGCCGCGAAGAATTGCTAGTTAAGAATGCGCAGATTTTAAAAGGGGTATGTTTAAATATAAAAGAACTGGCAAAACAAGCAATTGTTATAGTGGTAACTAACCCTTTGGATATTATGACTCTTTATGCTTTAAAGATTACTGGTTTTGGCCCTAGTAAGCTTTTTGGCATGGGAATTAGTTTGGATACTGCCCGATTTGTTAACCTAATAGCCGGTGAATTAAATTTACCCGTTACGGATATTGAGGCGCTTGTAATTGGCGCTCATGGTGAAACCATGCTTCCTTTGCCAGCTCTTACAAAAGTTAAAGGCGTTCCTTTAGATGAGTTTATTCATGATGAAAAAATTAAAACTTTAGTCAGCCGTACTGTTGGAAGAGGTGCTGAAATTGTTGCCAGCCTTGGTACAGGTAGTGCATTTTTTGCTCCTTCAGCTGCAGTTTCGGCAATCGTTAAAACAATAGTAAAAGATGAAAAACGTATCATTGGCTTATGTAGTTATCTAAATGGCCAATATGGTATTAATGACAGTTGCCTTGGTGTTCCCTGCCGCCTGGGAAAGAATGGCATTGAGCAGATTATTGAATTGGATCTTTCAGTCGATGAAAAAGCTAAGCTGATCAAATCAGCCAAACTTGTTACTCAGGCAGCAGCACAATTATAA
- a CDS encoding biotin/lipoyl-binding protein, with translation MVKVVLPELGEGITKATVSYWFFKDGQKVSKNDDLVELTTDKTTFNLPSPCTGIISEIMYSEGDSVEAGQTLAVIDEE, from the coding sequence ATGGTAAAAGTCGTTTTACCGGAATTAGGCGAAGGTATTACTAAGGCTACCGTATCATATTGGTTTTTTAAAGATGGACAGAAAGTAAGTAAGAATGATGATTTGGTTGAACTTACTACAGATAAAACTACATTTAATTTACCCAGCCCCTGTACTGGAATAATCTCTGAGATAATGTATAGTGAAGGCGATAGCGTAGAGGCAGGTCAGACACTAGCGGTAATCGATGAAGAATAA
- the lpdA gene encoding dihydrolipoyl dehydrogenase translates to MYDLAVIGAGWAGFNAALRAKDFKLKVCLIESDNIGGTCLNKGCIPTKTLIACAKVFSLTKKSSTFGIELDNPRFNFTKIQERKNKIIYQLAQGMRANLSGIDFIQSTAQILSPHEIKVDGRLISAKFLLISTGSHPLELAQLKFDKEKIISSDEALSLSEIPPSLLIAGGGVIGCEFASLFSILGSKVAIAEKIPNILAGQDNDVVRKIEVIFRKKSIEVITGVDIATLALQNYSRVLVCVGRAPNTSGLGLEGLGIKLENGRIIVDDYLKTNVDNIYAAGDCTSRIMLAHYASYQGRAAVENMVLNNKHKADNSVVPSCVFTDPQIASVGLNEDRAVATGISVKAYKFDFRACGMAWIIDEVEGFIKVISNRDTQEVIGASIIGPFASELIAIFSVAISAHLTVSQIRAIIFAHPTLSESIHEVVCD, encoded by the coding sequence ATGTATGATCTGGCTGTTATTGGAGCAGGTTGGGCGGGTTTTAACGCTGCTCTAAGGGCAAAGGATTTTAAGTTAAAAGTTTGCCTTATTGAGTCCGATAATATCGGCGGAACCTGCTTAAACAAGGGTTGTATTCCAACCAAAACATTAATTGCCTGCGCAAAAGTATTCTCGCTTACTAAGAAATCATCAACTTTTGGAATAGAATTAGATAATCCCCGGTTTAATTTCACAAAAATCCAAGAGAGAAAAAATAAAATTATTTATCAGCTTGCTCAAGGTATGAGAGCCAATCTTTCGGGTATTGATTTTATTCAATCAACCGCACAAATTCTTTCTCCTCATGAAATAAAAGTCGATGGCCGTTTAATTAGCGCCAAGTTTCTACTGATTTCAACCGGAAGCCATCCGCTGGAATTAGCGCAATTAAAATTCGATAAGGAAAAAATAATCTCAAGCGATGAAGCTCTGTCTTTATCAGAAATCCCGCCTTCTTTATTGATAGCCGGTGGAGGAGTAATTGGTTGTGAATTTGCCAGCCTTTTTTCTATTCTGGGTTCTAAAGTGGCTATAGCTGAGAAAATCCCTAATATATTAGCAGGACAGGATAATGATGTGGTTAGAAAGATTGAAGTTATATTTAGGAAAAAATCCATTGAAGTGATTACTGGTGTTGATATTGCAACTTTGGCTTTACAGAATTATTCACGAGTTTTGGTTTGTGTAGGAAGGGCTCCTAATACTTCAGGCTTAGGGTTGGAAGGTTTAGGGATAAAATTGGAAAATGGTAGAATAATTGTTGATGATTACCTTAAAACTAATGTTGACAATATATATGCTGCAGGAGATTGTACTTCTAGGATAATGCTGGCTCATTATGCTTCTTATCAGGGCAGAGCTGCGGTTGAAAATATGGTTTTGAATAATAAGCATAAAGCGGATAATTCAGTTGTGCCTTCTTGTGTATTTACTGATCCACAGATTGCTAGCGTAGGTTTGAATGAAGATAGGGCGGTGGCTACTGGTATATCGGTTAAGGCCTATAAGTTTGATTTCCGTGCTTGCGGTATGGCCTGGATTATCGATGAGGTTGAGGGATTTATCAAGGTTATTAGCAATCGGGATACTCAGGAAGTAATCGGCGCTAGCATAATTGGCCCGTTTGCTAGCGAATTAATTGCAATCTTCTCTGTAGCAATTTCTGCGCATTTGACCGTTAGTCAGATACGCGCAATAATCTTTGCTCATCCTACTCTTTCGGAATCAATACATGAAGTTGTATGTGATTAA
- a CDS encoding type IV pilus twitching motility protein PilT: MEIRDLLLMCNENGASDLHITENEPPVLRVDGRLLRTQLEKLDKQSLKKMIYSVLSNTQKEIFERELELDFSLALPDLDRFRVNVHLQKGSVEAAFRRIPREIPAVEKLGLPKIISDLARRPNGLVLVTGPTGMGKTTTLAAMIDLINGERECMITCIEDPIEFIYANKKSIVKQREVYSDTHSFADALRHALRQDPNVIVVGEMRDLETISTALTAAETGHLVLATLHTPDAPQTISRIIDVFPPHQQTQVKLQLSDCLQGVISQLLLPHASGKGRVLATEVMIATASIRNLIREQQIEQIPTMMQTGLQYGMNTMDSCLKELTQKGLITLDMAMSKVKNREEFKQL; the protein is encoded by the coding sequence ATGGAAATTCGCGATTTACTTTTGATGTGTAATGAAAACGGAGCTTCGGATTTACATATTACGGAAAATGAACCTCCGGTTTTACGAGTCGATGGTAGATTATTGCGTACACAACTGGAAAAATTAGATAAGCAGAGCCTAAAGAAAATGATTTATAGCGTTCTTTCTAATACCCAGAAAGAGATTTTCGAGCGTGAACTGGAACTCGACTTTTCTCTTGCCCTGCCTGATTTAGACCGTTTTCGAGTGAATGTCCATTTACAAAAAGGTTCAGTTGAGGCGGCATTTCGCCGTATCCCCAGAGAGATTCCTGCTGTGGAAAAATTAGGTTTACCAAAAATTATATCTGATTTAGCTCGTAGGCCAAATGGTTTGGTTTTAGTAACTGGTCCTACTGGCATGGGAAAAACCACTACTTTGGCGGCGATGATTGATCTTATTAACGGCGAGCGGGAATGCATGATCACCTGTATTGAGGACCCGATTGAATTTATTTATGCCAATAAGAAGAGCATAGTTAAACAGCGAGAGGTTTATTCGGATACACATTCTTTTGCTGATGCCCTGCGCCATGCCCTTAGACAAGATCCCAATGTTATCGTGGTAGGAGAGATGCGTGATTTAGAAACTATTTCAACTGCGCTGACGGCAGCTGAAACTGGCCACCTTGTTTTGGCTACTTTGCATACCCCAGATGCCCCGCAAACTATTTCTAGGATTATCGATGTTTTTCCTCCGCATCAGCAGACGCAGGTTAAATTACAACTTTCCGATTGTTTGCAAGGAGTAATTTCACAGCTTTTGCTTCCGCATGCCTCAGGGAAGGGCAGGGTATTGGCTACGGAGGTGATGATAGCAACGGCTAGTATTCGCAACCTTATCCGTGAACAACAAATTGAACAGATTCCGACAATGATGCAGACTGGCTTACAATATGGTATGAATACCATGGATAGCTGTCTTAAGGAGTTGACTCAGAAAGGGTTGATTACTTTAGATATGGCTATGTCTAAGGTAAAGAATAGGGAAGAATTCAAACAGCTATGA